A region of Leptospiraceae bacterium DNA encodes the following proteins:
- the rlmB gene encoding 23S rRNA (guanosine(2251)-2'-O)-methyltransferase RlmB codes for MEKKQLIYGRRNVLEYLKKVSGIPGDSPLAEILVKKGSKGNLLKELESSLPKNVRVKQVSGGYLDKLLPGKNHQGLVCIKKQASSGIQVGDFHEFKEYFQINRGPVLILDRIQDAGNFGSLLRSAECLGFKTVIFPEKESSEVTEDVERISSGAAFHLKFFRITNLKQGIDFLKENGYWIVASTDRGEESMDKLPPAEELALIIGNEKEGVKRLLLENSDFRLRIPLHGKISSLNASVAGGILMDRLINRSISEPIKK; via the coding sequence ATGGAAAAGAAGCAGTTAATCTACGGTAGAAGGAATGTCCTTGAGTATTTAAAGAAAGTCAGCGGAATTCCGGGAGATTCTCCTCTTGCGGAAATCCTGGTCAAAAAAGGCTCCAAAGGAAACCTTCTGAAAGAACTGGAAAGTTCCCTTCCGAAAAACGTCCGGGTCAAGCAGGTATCGGGAGGCTATCTCGATAAGCTTTTACCGGGAAAGAACCATCAGGGACTGGTCTGTATAAAAAAACAGGCCTCTTCCGGAATTCAGGTGGGAGATTTCCATGAGTTCAAAGAATACTTTCAAATAAACCGCGGCCCGGTTTTAATCCTCGATAGGATTCAGGATGCCGGGAATTTCGGCAGTCTTCTTCGTTCAGCTGAGTGTCTCGGCTTTAAAACGGTAATTTTCCCGGAAAAAGAATCTTCCGAGGTAACAGAAGATGTGGAACGAATCTCCTCCGGTGCAGCCTTTCATCTCAAGTTTTTCAGGATTACCAACTTAAAACAGGGCATCGACTTTTTAAAAGAAAATGGATACTGGATAGTGGCTTCGACCGACCGGGGAGAAGAATCTATGGATAAACTTCCACCGGCAGAAGAACTGGCCTTAATTATTGGTAATGAAAAGGAGGGAGTAAAACGTCTCCTCCTCGAAAACTCAGATTTTCGGCTGAGAATCCCCCTGCATGGTAAAATTTCCTCTTTAAATGCTTCGGTCGCCGGGGGAATCCTTATGGATCGGCTAATAAACCGCTCAATTTCCGAGCCAATAAAAAAGTAA
- a CDS encoding MCE family protein, with protein sequence MKAKIILLVGILFFGALATVGYFTIITEGGPFQKKLNVMTVYFPNAEGLKIGNKVTVQGVPYGYISRISLVNIDKEGNITKDIDKAITSRVEVQIALTSTIRLYDNYDITIKNESLLSGRVIAIDPGTAFEKPQGKKVEAQLKEPILIGEKDKEGKPLPYKGPKINGRTAEDPLVSLSELIAENREDIRSTVSNIAEITGKINNGKGTLGKLINEGDIHKNVNITLSDAQIVLRELREGLEDTREQAPVTSFIRAALSAF encoded by the coding sequence GTGAAAGCTAAAATAATTTTACTCGTTGGTATTCTCTTCTTTGGAGCCCTGGCTACGGTTGGATACTTCACCATTATCACGGAAGGAGGGCCTTTTCAAAAAAAGCTGAATGTAATGACAGTTTATTTTCCCAATGCAGAAGGTTTGAAAATAGGTAATAAGGTTACCGTACAGGGGGTACCCTATGGTTATATATCCCGCATCAGTCTTGTAAATATCGATAAAGAAGGAAACATCACAAAAGATATAGATAAAGCGATTACAAGCCGTGTAGAAGTACAAATTGCCTTAACATCCACAATTCGATTATATGATAATTATGATATTACAATAAAGAACGAAAGTCTTCTTTCGGGTCGTGTGATTGCCATTGATCCCGGCACGGCTTTTGAGAAACCTCAGGGTAAAAAAGTAGAAGCCCAACTAAAAGAACCCATTCTTATAGGAGAAAAAGATAAGGAAGGCAAACCTCTGCCGTATAAAGGTCCCAAAATAAACGGAAGAACAGCCGAAGATCCCCTGGTCAGTCTTTCCGAATTAATAGCCGAAAATAGAGAAGACATACGCAGTACCGTTTCGAATATAGCAGAAATTACAGGAAAAATTAACAATGGAAAAGGCACCCTGGGAAAACTCATTAACGAAGGTGATATACATAAAAATGTGAATATTACTTTGAGCGATGCCCAGATTGTGCTTCGAGAACTCAGGGAAGGACTCGAAGATACAAGAGAGCAGGCACCGGTAACAAGCTTTATCCGGGCAGCCCTTTCTGCCTTCTAA
- a CDS encoding aminopeptidase P N-terminal domain-containing protein: MQKQVFLNRIRQVQAKLQEGELLLLYGAGEKIRNRDVEYKFRQESNFYYLSGHDEPDAIFVLKRDYSAMFVLPRDKSQEIWTGTRVGKKKIKKDLELSEAFELKDWKKKRESLLTNVHTLYYFFGESQERDLEVLETCKVLNRRLRDGKIAPERLVSPYFLHEMRLRKSEDELQCIREAVRVTAEGHIQLFKYSKEGMYEYELEAMLENSYKRNGAWGGGYGHIVASGANATILHYTKNNAKLKKGQLVLVDSGAEKNYYTADVTRVFPVDKAFSTAQRELYSLVLEAQKKAIQLCKEGTKFLEVHEETKKNLIRGMKDLKLLKGSMDEIIEKKSYERYYMHKTGHWLGMDVHDVGKYYIDGESRAFENGMITTIEPGIYVDIQDKKAPKEFRGIGIRIEDNILINADTPTNLTESIPKEISEIEDLRS; encoded by the coding sequence ATGCAAAAACAGGTTTTTCTTAATCGAATCAGGCAGGTTCAGGCAAAGCTTCAGGAAGGAGAATTACTTCTATTATATGGAGCGGGTGAGAAAATTCGGAACCGGGATGTTGAATATAAATTTCGGCAGGAATCTAATTTTTATTATTTGAGCGGTCATGATGAACCCGATGCGATTTTCGTGTTAAAGCGGGATTATTCAGCTATGTTTGTTTTACCCAGAGATAAATCACAAGAAATTTGGACCGGGACTCGGGTTGGTAAAAAGAAGATAAAGAAGGACTTAGAGCTCTCTGAAGCTTTTGAACTCAAGGACTGGAAAAAAAAGAGAGAGAGTTTATTAACTAATGTTCATACACTTTATTACTTTTTTGGGGAGTCTCAGGAAAGAGATCTGGAAGTATTAGAAACCTGTAAAGTATTAAATAGACGATTGCGGGATGGTAAAATTGCTCCTGAAAGGCTGGTAAGTCCGTATTTTCTTCATGAAATGAGGTTAAGAAAAAGTGAAGATGAACTTCAGTGTATCAGGGAAGCTGTTCGAGTCACGGCTGAAGGACATATACAGCTTTTTAAATATTCCAAAGAGGGAATGTATGAATATGAATTGGAGGCTATGCTGGAAAACTCTTATAAACGAAACGGAGCCTGGGGGGGAGGTTACGGTCATATTGTGGCATCCGGTGCCAACGCAACGATTTTACATTATACAAAAAATAATGCAAAGCTAAAAAAAGGACAACTTGTTTTAGTGGATAGCGGAGCAGAGAAAAACTATTATACAGCTGATGTGACGCGAGTATTCCCTGTGGATAAAGCATTTAGCACCGCACAGAGAGAACTTTATTCGTTAGTTTTAGAAGCACAAAAGAAAGCCATTCAGCTCTGTAAGGAAGGAACCAAATTTTTAGAGGTTCATGAGGAAACGAAGAAAAACTTAATACGGGGTATGAAAGACCTGAAACTTTTGAAAGGTTCTATGGATGAAATTATAGAAAAAAAATCTTATGAAAGATACTACATGCACAAAACCGGACACTGGTTAGGAATGGATGTTCACGATGTGGGGAAGTATTACATAGACGGAGAAAGTCGTGCTTTTGAAAATGGGATGATAACCACAATAGAGCCGGGAATCTATGTAGATATACAGGACAAAAAAGCTCCCAAAGAATTCAGGGGGATAGGAATTCGCATTGAGGATAATATTCTAATAAACGCAGATACCCCTACAAACCTAACAGAGAGCATTCCCAAAGAAATTTCAGAGATTGAAGATCTTCGTTCTTAG
- a CDS encoding Uma2 family endonuclease, producing MQFISTRGLYGRFLVQEYWIVHPEEDWIEVYHNKAGIMWKQQTAHSGDTISSKGVLVFKTDIHLIKKD from the coding sequence TTGCAATTCATCTCTACGAGGGGTTTGTATGGTCGCTTTCTTGTACAGGAATACTGGATTGTCCACCCGGAGGAAGACTGGATTGAAGTCTATCACAATAAAGCAGGCATAATGTGGAAACAGCAAACCGCCCATTCCGGTGATACAATAAGTAGCAAAGGTGTTTTAGTTTTTAAAACGGATATTCATCTAATAAAAAAAGATTGA
- a CDS encoding PD-(D/E)XK nuclease family transposase, whose product MKNKDLLIRFDWVIKTMLRDKANFDIIEGFLSALLKEEVTVLEVLESESNQQNASQKYNRVDVLIRDSKDRKVIIEVQSDSESDFLERLLFGVSKTIVDHFRLGDAYSNISKIISVSVQYFNIGRGTDYIYYGSTEIRGMHTNELLDVREKVETMVDGELRIKFQKKNIFPEYYIISVNRYPDIVKEDIDEWIYMMKNNIVKTEFHSRNIDKAREKLKILNMSEQERLDYEKYLMNSAIEKDVISTARIEGRAEGKAEGKAEGKAEEKLETTINCIKAGLSNETIQKVTGLSLDEIQKVREGLVD is encoded by the coding sequence ATGAAAAACAAAGACCTATTGATTCGATTTGATTGGGTAATCAAAACCATGCTAAGAGATAAGGCAAACTTCGATATAATCGAGGGTTTTCTTTCCGCCTTATTAAAAGAAGAAGTGACAGTCCTTGAAGTATTAGAAAGTGAGAGTAACCAGCAGAATGCCTCACAAAAATATAACAGGGTGGATGTACTTATCAGGGATAGTAAAGATAGAAAGGTCATCATAGAAGTGCAGAGCGACTCGGAATCTGACTTTTTGGAACGATTGCTTTTTGGAGTCTCGAAAACCATAGTCGACCATTTTCGCCTGGGAGATGCCTATTCGAATATTAGTAAAATCATATCCGTGAGTGTGCAATACTTTAATATAGGCAGGGGTACAGATTACATCTATTATGGCAGTACCGAAATTCGCGGGATGCATACAAATGAACTATTGGATGTACGGGAAAAAGTTGAGACCATGGTAGACGGTGAGCTAAGGATAAAATTTCAGAAAAAGAATATATTTCCAGAATACTATATAATTTCGGTAAACCGCTATCCTGACATAGTGAAAGAAGATATAGACGAATGGATCTATATGATGAAAAACAATATAGTCAAAACCGAGTTTCATTCACGAAATATAGATAAAGCCAGAGAGAAATTAAAGATACTCAATATGAGTGAACAGGAAAGACTGGATTATGAAAAATACCTGATGAATTCAGCTATAGAAAAAGATGTTATTTCTACTGCAAGGATAGAAGGCAGAGCGGAAGGCAAAGCAGAAGGCAAAGCGGAAGGCAAAGCAGAAGAAAAACTGGAAACCACTATCAATTGTATAAAGGCCGGCTTATCTAATGAGACCATCCAAAAAGTTACAGGCCTTTCTTTAGATGAGATCCAAAAGGTAAGGGAAGGGTTGGTGGATTAA
- a CDS encoding Uma2 family endonuclease codes for MMDETIYHELLKPALPEDLGAMHFKIIEGQILFQDEKGDFVITCISPDKEYNEHHFELLPEGAPFQLIEGRIIYMAAPSDDHQRVSLNLILEIGNYVKTKKLGEVRYSPLDVCLDKKNVVQPDILFVSIRRASVIEKKIMGAPDFIIEILSPGNADYDKKTKLGLYGRFLVQEYWIVHPEEEWIEVYHNKAGIMWKQQTARAGDTITSKAIEGFQLEVRKVF; via the coding sequence ATGATGGACGAAACGATATACCACGAACTACTAAAACCGGCCTTGCCAGAAGACCTCGGAGCCATGCACTTTAAAATCATTGAAGGACAAATTCTCTTTCAGGACGAAAAGGGCGATTTTGTAATTACCTGCATTTCTCCGGATAAGGAATACAATGAACACCATTTTGAACTTCTGCCGGAAGGAGCACCATTTCAACTCATCGAAGGGAGGATAATTTACATGGCAGCACCGAGTGACGATCATCAGAGAGTTTCATTGAACCTAATTCTGGAAATTGGTAATTATGTAAAAACTAAAAAACTGGGTGAGGTTCGCTATTCACCCCTCGATGTATGTCTGGATAAGAAAAATGTAGTTCAGCCGGATATTCTCTTTGTCTCCATTCGTCGTGCCAGCGTTATTGAAAAGAAAATAATGGGAGCACCGGACTTTATCATTGAAATCCTCTCTCCCGGTAATGCCGATTATGACAAGAAAACCAAATTAGGTTTATATGGTCGCTTTCTTGTACAGGAATACTGGATTGTCCACCCTGAGGAAGAGTGGATTGAAGTCTATCATAACAAAGCAGGTATCATGTGGAAACAACAAACTGCCCGGGCTGGTGATACCATTACAAGCAAGGCTATCGAAGGTTTTCAGCTTGAGGTGAGGAAGGTGTTTTAG
- a CDS encoding Ig-like domain-containing protein — protein sequence MKKLTVITLLLLTILVSCNKKKKDDSKETALALGAIQASNDAAANAGRPFAVTYTPRDGDTNVSLNVVGTVTFSEPMDVKTITTNIDDTKCSGSIQVSSDDFATCVKAATQPLASNENKTFTLTPATSLAANTKYKARITTDAKDLEGKPFLTSRTSVDGWTTGAVADTTAPKVSAVYPANGAVDVSANTSITVTFSEAMEPSSITANTTDTSCATGTFLVSSDDFATCVQAKGSITIGSNNVDYVFQPASNLTEGATYKVKIKSTVKDASNVAMGADYVQSTGFKIASSGTTTPTTDTTPPTVSSVYPTDGSTGIGIDANITATFSETLLSSSVTATSFVLKQGATIIPAAVSLNGTVATLNPDSNLTGNTTYTVILTTAIKDAAGNALASNYTWSFTSGTAISGAVETPTFSPNAGHYSTAQNITISTATTGASIYYTTDGTTPTASSTLYTTPIHIWSLAGKTVNAIAKKSGMTDSAVASGVFSYLPLKTGQTTSYAANDDGASQNGVARGYSDNGNGTVTDTATGLVWQKCSRGQNNDGTCSGTATAANWTDAGNYCSGLSLASITWRLPTKQDLEALQDHGKASPAIDTNFPATVVSSYWSSTTRAVYTAHAWQVDFSVGYSDVADKTNNGYVRCVSGGPSKEYSSNFNDNGDGTVKDNATGLIWQKCSQGQGATNCSGTATSATWANAITYCSGLSLAGKTWRLPSINEQKSLVDTIKTSGFPINNNFPATVDYYYWTSTTIPSNTAQVFSVRFDSGGFQYWGKAASTSVRCVSGP from the coding sequence ATGAAGAAACTAACAGTAATAACCTTATTGTTGCTCACAATACTTGTGAGTTGTAACAAGAAAAAGAAGGATGATTCGAAAGAAACGGCACTTGCCCTTGGAGCGATTCAGGCATCCAATGATGCAGCAGCCAATGCAGGTCGTCCATTTGCTGTCACTTATACACCGAGAGACGGGGACACGAATGTCTCGCTAAATGTAGTGGGAACGGTTACATTCAGTGAACCTATGGATGTAAAAACGATTACCACGAATATAGATGACACAAAATGCAGTGGGAGTATTCAGGTATCGAGCGATGATTTCGCCACCTGTGTGAAAGCAGCCACTCAACCCCTGGCTTCCAATGAGAACAAAACCTTTACCCTGACCCCGGCTACGAGCCTTGCAGCGAATACGAAATATAAGGCAAGGATTACCACCGATGCGAAAGACCTGGAAGGAAAACCTTTTTTAACTTCTAGAACCTCTGTAGATGGCTGGACAACGGGTGCGGTTGCGGATACAACAGCTCCCAAAGTGAGTGCAGTATACCCGGCTAACGGTGCTGTGGATGTATCTGCAAATACTTCGATTACAGTAACCTTCAGTGAAGCCATGGAACCGAGTAGTATCACTGCCAACACAACGGATACTTCCTGTGCCACGGGAACCTTTCTGGTATCTTCTGATGATTTTGCTACCTGCGTGCAAGCGAAGGGTTCGATAACGATAGGCAGTAATAACGTGGATTATGTTTTTCAACCGGCCAGTAACCTGACGGAAGGTGCCACTTACAAAGTAAAAATCAAGAGTACGGTGAAGGATGCCTCGAATGTAGCTATGGGAGCCGACTATGTGCAAAGCACCGGTTTTAAAATTGCTTCATCAGGAACCACGACACCCACGACAGATACAACTCCACCCACCGTGTCATCCGTGTATCCGACGGACGGATCTACCGGAATAGGAATTGATGCTAATATTACAGCCACGTTTTCCGAGACACTTTTGAGTTCTTCTGTTACGGCTACAAGTTTTGTTCTGAAACAGGGAGCCACCATTATTCCTGCTGCGGTAAGTTTAAATGGTACTGTGGCTACTTTGAACCCCGATAGCAATTTGACGGGAAATACGACCTATACAGTTATCCTGACAACAGCTATCAAGGATGCGGCGGGTAATGCTTTAGCAAGTAATTATACCTGGAGTTTTACTTCAGGAACGGCTATTTCTGGTGCAGTAGAGACACCAACATTTAGTCCGAATGCCGGACATTATAGTACAGCACAAAATATAACAATTTCAACAGCAACGACCGGAGCCAGTATTTATTACACGACAGATGGAACCACACCGACTGCGAGTTCAACATTATATACCACTCCGATTCATATTTGGAGCCTGGCAGGAAAAACCGTTAATGCAATTGCTAAAAAGTCGGGAATGACAGATAGTGCTGTAGCCAGCGGAGTTTTTAGCTATCTTCCTTTGAAAACGGGACAAACAACGAGTTATGCGGCTAATGATGACGGTGCTTCTCAAAATGGAGTAGCCAGAGGCTATTCAGACAATGGAAATGGAACTGTCACAGACACTGCCACAGGTCTGGTTTGGCAGAAATGTAGCCGAGGACAAAACAATGATGGGACTTGTTCAGGGACCGCGACAGCAGCTAATTGGACGGATGCTGGAAATTATTGTAGTGGACTCAGTTTAGCAAGTATTACTTGGAGACTTCCAACAAAACAGGATTTGGAAGCCCTGCAGGATCATGGAAAGGCAAGTCCAGCCATTGATACTAATTTTCCAGCTACAGTTGTTAGCAGTTATTGGAGTTCCACTACCAGGGCGGTTTATACAGCGCATGCGTGGCAAGTCGATTTCAGTGTTGGCTATAGCGACGTCGCCGATAAGACCAATAACGGTTATGTACGTTGTGTTTCCGGAGGACCGTCTAAAGAATATAGTAGCAACTTCAATGATAATGGTGATGGTACAGTTAAAGACAATGCGACAGGCCTTATCTGGCAGAAGTGTAGCCAGGGACAGGGTGCAACGAATTGTTCTGGAACGGCAACTAGTGCAACGTGGGCAAATGCAATCACGTATTGTAGCGGACTAAGTTTAGCGGGGAAAACATGGCGTTTGCCGAGTATAAATGAACAAAAATCTCTTGTGGATACGATTAAAACAAGTGGATTTCCTATTAATAATAATTTTCCAGCTACAGTTGATTACTATTATTGGACTTCTACTACCATCCCGTCTAATACAGCGCAAGTGTTTTCCGTCCGTTTCGATAGTGGCGGTTTCCAATACTGGGGTAAGGCCGCTAGCACCTCTGTTCGTTGTGTCTCCGGGCCGTAG
- a CDS encoding DUF3368 domain-containing protein has product MIVVSDTSPISGLLIIEKEILLEELYHQVFIPVAVKNELLKIKERRKRLTAFLNSKAIIIKDNPNSAFYKKLRKELDEGESQAIALAQELKSGLILIDETKGRMAAKNSGLNVIGLMGILLEAKTKSLVTTIKPELDILINNNFWVHESLYDKVLILAGEK; this is encoded by the coding sequence TTGATAGTAGTCAGTGACACTTCTCCGATTAGTGGGCTTCTGATAATAGAAAAAGAAATATTACTGGAAGAACTATATCATCAAGTATTTATACCGGTAGCTGTAAAAAATGAATTACTCAAAATTAAAGAGCGTAGAAAGAGGCTTACAGCATTTCTAAATTCTAAAGCAATTATTATTAAAGATAATCCTAATTCAGCTTTTTATAAAAAATTAAGAAAAGAATTGGATGAAGGGGAGTCGCAAGCTATTGCTCTTGCTCAGGAACTAAAATCTGGTTTGATATTGATAGATGAAACGAAAGGGCGAATGGCAGCTAAAAATTCAGGACTAAATGTTATCGGGTTAATGGGTATATTGTTAGAAGCGAAAACTAAATCTCTTGTTACTACTATAAAGCCAGAGCTGGATATATTAATTAATAATAATTTCTGGGTTCATGAAAGTTTGTATGATAAAGTATTAATTTTAGCCGGTGAAAAGTAA
- a CDS encoding UPF0175 family protein, with protein sequence MEPKRILYSNLPDSITIPEEFRNIKAEIIIWPLEEVSNSIELGNQEGGEELKIEFAVFLYDKKKYTLETCSKIAGIDILSFQKELGKRKVLMHYSVEDFEDDVKTLKELKRI encoded by the coding sequence ATGGAACCTAAAAGAATCCTATACTCGAACTTACCAGATTCAATAACAATCCCGGAAGAGTTTAGAAATATAAAAGCAGAAATTATCATTTGGCCCTTAGAGGAAGTAAGCAACAGCATTGAATTAGGAAATCAGGAAGGTGGGGAAGAGTTAAAAATTGAATTTGCTGTTTTTTTATATGATAAAAAGAAATATACCCTTGAGACCTGCTCAAAAATTGCCGGAATCGATATTTTATCCTTTCAGAAAGAACTTGGAAAAAGAAAAGTTCTAATGCATTACTCTGTGGAAGATTTTGAGGATGATGTAAAAACTCTTAAAGAGTTGAAAAGGATATAA
- a CDS encoding type II toxin-antitoxin system RelE/ParE family toxin, translating to MQEEQSFLSLLQQLPLPAQREVYHASELAYYQAVYANFTVLLHDFQTENLSDTEKESTGIDYEQIEVYFSEIEEKEQKRILNLIRFLQIKYSENSTQNKHFRTYCEKNGKSSLSRSDRSELKKRIEEITKNPEIGVSWEKVLENLEARIGKKLKLHPKAEKEFNDSFEWHENNRVNSGKEFTDSVNSKLIDIRNKPESRSADDDGVRWASLKNFPYKIYYFFQNPIVWILAIWHHARKPGDWKDRVKDVKE from the coding sequence ATGCAAGAAGAACAAAGTTTTTTAAGCCTACTACAACAACTTCCATTACCTGCACAAAGAGAAGTTTATCATGCTTCAGAACTTGCCTATTACCAGGCCGTTTATGCCAACTTTACTGTCCTTCTCCATGATTTTCAGACAGAGAATCTCTCTGATACTGAGAAGGAAAGCACAGGTATTGACTACGAACAGATAGAAGTTTATTTTTCTGAAATAGAAGAAAAGGAACAAAAAAGAATCTTAAACCTTATTCGATTTTTACAGATTAAATATTCTGAAAACTCCACTCAGAATAAACATTTCCGGACTTATTGCGAGAAAAATGGAAAATCATCTCTGTCAAGAAGTGACAGGAGTGAATTAAAAAAACGAATCGAAGAAATTACAAAGAATCCTGAGATTGGTGTTTCCTGGGAAAAGGTTTTAGAAAATCTGGAGGCAAGGATTGGAAAAAAATTAAAACTTCACCCTAAAGCCGAAAAGGAATTTAATGATTCCTTTGAATGGCATGAAAACAATAGAGTTAATTCAGGAAAAGAATTTACAGATAGTGTAAATTCAAAACTAATTGATATTCGTAATAAACCGGAATCACGCTCAGCCGATGATGACGGGGTTCGATGGGCTTCCTTGAAAAACTTTCCCTATAAAATCTATTATTTCTTTCAAAACCCTATTGTATGGATACTGGCCATCTGGCATCATGCCAGAAAACCCGGTGACTGGAAAGATAGAGTGAAAGATGTAAAAGAATAA
- a CDS encoding PD-(D/E)XK nuclease family transposase, which translates to MKNKDLLIRFDWVIKTMLRDKANFDIIEGFLSALLKEEVTVLEVLESESNQQNASQKYNRVDVLIRDSKDRKVIIEVQSDSESDFLERLLFGVSKTIVDHFRLGDAYSNISKIISVSVQYFNIGRGTDYIYYGSTEIRGMHTNELLDVREKVETMVDGELRIKFQKKNIFPEYYIISVNRYPDIVKEDIDEWIYMMKNNIVKTEFHSRNIDKAREKLKILNMSEQERLDYEKYLMNSAIEKDVISTARIEGRAEGRTEGKAEGKAEEKLETTINCIKAGLSNETIQKVTGLSLDEIQKIREGLEN; encoded by the coding sequence ATGAAAAACAAAGACCTATTGATTCGATTTGATTGGGTAATCAAAACCATGCTAAGAGATAAGGCAAACTTCGATATAATCGAGGGTTTTCTTTCCGCCTTATTAAAAGAAGAAGTGACAGTCCTTGAAGTATTAGAAAGTGAGAGTAACCAGCAGAATGCCTCACAAAAATATAACAGGGTGGATGTACTTATCAGGGATAGTAAAGATAGAAAGGTCATCATAGAAGTGCAGAGCGACTCGGAATCTGACTTTTTGGAACGATTGCTTTTTGGAGTCTCGAAAACCATAGTCGACCATTTTCGCCTGGGAGATGCCTATTCGAATATTAGTAAAATCATATCCGTGAGTGTGCAATACTTTAATATAGGCAGGGGTACAGATTACATCTATTATGGCAGTACCGAAATTCGCGGGATGCATACAAATGAACTATTGGATGTACGGGAAAAAGTTGAGACCATGGTAGACGGTGAGCTAAGGATAAAATTTCAGAAAAAGAATATATTTCCAGAATACTATATAATTTCGGTAAACCGCTATCCTGACATAGTGAAAGAAGATATAGACGAATGGATCTATATGATGAAAAACAATATAGTCAAAACCGAGTTTCATTCTCGAAATATAGATAAAGCCAGAGAGAAATTAAAGATACTCAATATGAGTGAACAGGAAAGACTGGATTATGAAAAATACCTGATGAATTCTGCTATAGAGAAAGATGTCATTTCTACTGCAAGGATAGAAGGCAGAGCAGAAGGTAGAACAGAAGGTAAAGCGGAAGGCAAAGCAGAAGAAAAACTGGAAACCACTATCAATTGCATAAAGGCCGGCTTATCTAATGAGACCATCCAGAAAGTTACAGGCCTATCTTTAGATGAGATTCAAAAGATAAGGGAAGGGTTGGAGAATTAA
- a CDS encoding Uma2 family endonuclease, which translates to MPEDLGAMHFKIIDEQVLFQDEKGDFVITCISSDKEYNEHHFELLPEMAPYQLIEGRIIFMYSPSFRHQQVSMNLSYLIKNFLMENPIGEVVTAPLDVRLDEKNVVQPDILFVSIRRSNIIERKIMGAPDFIIEILSPGNANYDKKTKLGLYGRFLVQEYWIVHPEEEWIEVYHNKAGIMWKQQTAKIGDMIVSKAIEGFQLNVEKVF; encoded by the coding sequence TTGCCAGAAGACCTCGGAGCCATGCACTTTAAGATTATTGACGAACAGGTTCTCTTTCAAGATGAAAAAGGAGATTTTGTCATTACCTGCATTTCATCGGATAAGGAATACAATGAGCATCATTTTGAGCTATTGCCGGAAATGGCACCGTATCAGCTTATTGAAGGAAGGATAATTTTTATGTATTCACCAAGTTTTAGACATCAACAGGTTTCCATGAACCTTTCTTACCTTATTAAAAATTTTCTTATGGAAAATCCTATTGGTGAAGTAGTCACTGCTCCTCTTGATGTTCGTCTGGATGAGAAGAACGTGGTGCAACCTGATATTCTTTTTGTTTCTATCCGTCGCAGTAATATCATTGAGAGAAAAATTATGGGAGCACCGGACTTTATCATTGAAATCCTTTCTCCGGGTAATGCCAACTATGATAAAAAAACCAAGTTAGGTTTATATGGTCGCTTTCTTGTACAGGAATACTGGATTGTTCACCCCGAAGAAGAGTGGATAGAAGTCTATCATAACAAAGCCGGTATCATGTGGAAACAACAGACAGCAAAGATAGGGGATATGATTGTAAGTAAAGCTATCGAAGGTTTTCAGCTGAATGTGGAAAAGGTGTTTTGA